The following are from one region of the Streptomyces rubrogriseus genome:
- a CDS encoding PucR family transcriptional regulator has product MPPTLASLVHHSALKLTVRAGEDRLDVPVRWAHVSELADPVPYMEGGELLLITALKLDAEDPEAMHRYVKRLAGAGVVGLGFAVGVNYDDVPEALVDAARQEGLPLLEVPRRTPFLAISKAVSAAIAADQYRAVTAGFAAQRELTRRTLTDGPEGLLAALAAQVDGWAALYDASGAVVATAPEWAGRRAARLTADVQRLRERPAPASSVVGGAGNTEHSENADRVELHSLGTSRRPRSALAVGTAAALGTAERYAVHSAIALLTLTTERSRSLHEAGLRIDAAVLRMLLAGEPDHARTVAGDLYGGLLDAPFRMIVAESGAARNRTSTAAHTAAGTGGDPGGDPLGVLAEAAESAAARAGEAVLIVPDGERLVVLATDGGAAVAACVEHASALEAARPAAEPRAGGDEESLVVGLSAPSGPIAAATAYKQAQQALSVARRRGRVCVEHEHVAAGSVLPLLADDAVRAFADGLLRALRDHDATGRGDLVASLRAWLSRHGQWDAAAADLGVHRHTLRYRMRRVEEILGRSLDDPDVRMELWLALKTTAPE; this is encoded by the coding sequence ATGCCCCCCACGCTCGCCTCGCTCGTCCACCACTCGGCGCTCAAGCTGACCGTGCGCGCCGGCGAGGACCGCCTCGACGTGCCGGTGCGCTGGGCCCACGTCAGCGAACTCGCCGACCCCGTGCCCTACATGGAGGGCGGGGAGCTGCTGCTGATCACCGCCCTCAAGCTGGACGCCGAGGACCCCGAGGCGATGCACCGGTACGTGAAGCGGCTGGCGGGCGCGGGAGTGGTGGGCCTCGGCTTCGCCGTCGGGGTCAACTACGACGACGTCCCCGAGGCGCTGGTGGACGCCGCCCGGCAGGAGGGGCTGCCGCTGCTCGAGGTGCCGCGCCGCACCCCCTTCCTCGCCATCAGCAAGGCCGTCTCCGCCGCCATCGCCGCCGACCAGTACCGCGCGGTCACGGCCGGCTTCGCCGCGCAGCGGGAGCTGACCCGCCGGACCCTCACCGACGGCCCGGAGGGGCTGCTGGCCGCGCTCGCCGCGCAGGTCGACGGCTGGGCCGCGCTGTACGACGCCTCGGGCGCCGTCGTCGCCACCGCACCGGAGTGGGCGGGACGCAGGGCCGCCCGGCTCACCGCGGACGTGCAGCGGCTGCGCGAGCGCCCCGCGCCGGCCTCGTCGGTGGTCGGCGGTGCGGGGAACACCGAGCACTCCGAGAACGCCGACCGGGTCGAGCTGCACTCCCTGGGCACCTCCCGCAGGCCGCGCTCCGCGCTCGCCGTCGGCACCGCCGCCGCCCTCGGCACCGCCGAGCGGTACGCGGTCCACTCCGCCATCGCCCTGCTGACCCTCACCACGGAACGCTCCCGCTCCCTGCACGAGGCCGGGCTGCGCATCGACGCGGCCGTGCTGCGCATGCTGCTCGCCGGCGAACCCGACCACGCGCGCACGGTCGCCGGGGACCTGTACGGCGGGCTGCTGGACGCGCCGTTCCGGATGATCGTCGCCGAGTCCGGGGCGGCCAGGAACAGGACCTCCACGGCCGCGCACACCGCGGCTGGGACGGGCGGCGACCCCGGCGGCGACCCGCTCGGCGTGCTCGCCGAGGCGGCGGAGTCCGCGGCGGCCCGCGCCGGCGAGGCGGTGCTGATCGTCCCCGACGGGGAACGCCTGGTGGTGCTGGCCACCGACGGGGGCGCGGCCGTCGCCGCCTGCGTCGAGCACGCGTCCGCGCTGGAGGCCGCCCGCCCGGCCGCCGAGCCCCGGGCGGGCGGCGACGAGGAGAGCCTGGTCGTCGGACTCTCGGCCCCGTCCGGGCCCATCGCCGCGGCCACCGCCTACAAGCAGGCCCAGCAGGCCCTCTCGGTGGCCCGCCGGCGCGGCCGCGTTTGCGTGGAGCACGAGCACGTGGCGGCCGGCTCGGTCCTGCCGCTCCTCGCCGACGACGCGGTGCGCGCCTTCGCCGACGGCCTGCTGCGGGCGCTGCGCGACCACGACGCCACCGGCCGGGGCGACCTGGTCGCCTCCCTGCGCGCCTGGCTCTCCCGCCACGGGCAGTGGGACGCGGCCGCCGCCGACCTCGGCGTCCACCGCCACACCCTGCGCTACCGGATGCGCCGGGTGGAGGAGATCCTCGGCCGCTCCCTGGACGACCCGGACGTCCGCATGGAGCTGTGGCTGGCCCTGAAGACGACGGCACCGGAGTAA
- a CDS encoding type IV secretory system conjugative DNA transfer family protein produces the protein MDGDGTRDARGTHANPVPRPAGPPEVPVEAPAVPPRPARAPDAPPVPEQAPRPSSAVAAWLDEARPTARPGIWRFGYRPPKEAPERVAPVTVVGMLVPLALAMLVWSLWQRGVTSYQYALLRLFTPDDWWWGGTLASPKVFEGREVAAPGAEALVIYEGLAFAVLVLLVAVLGSWHAIVSHYVTRRPQPARALISALLALVVLSFVFPDAFPVVGWSPVPLVDPLLSLTVLVSDGYGLMASRLYTDTLYALVTLLVVWPFARLGGWLPYARTLLAARRAAAPTSGVPVVRPRSQWPALRDVGQYEAADLLTGEVARGTVNDVDCARIENAFSAARRGATLDAFRDTVLRRGGTAWTHPSGARDLRRRTARHDLLAGQVRIGRWTAAQQAPLPYQDAGAALGPEVLGTSLLAVGPPGSGKTRALVEPVTEALALQALTGACAVVAVSAPGAPVCADDAFDVVVRIGDPASVHDLDPYAESDDPDDAAAILAEALVGDLDTVGAQGAVTALAQLLGPFRAVHGRFPSLPELHALLAGEETVLTRLGEALAASGNDVMRRELDARVRQTGAPGDAGRALADRLALLNRPAFADFFGGRGTARPFSLRAIAHHPLRVRIDVPERGHDEASRVITRLVLAQFHAVVGQGRREHFACLVLDDATGAVTPESVRRIQRLRSRNAGVLLALRTVGDVPEALHGPLYGAVGCRMAFSGVSTWDGGRFAQAWGTEWVETTEVAKHTVFADQPMTRFIHAVRKLVTGKAVTTDAVTVRQVERERWSASELAHAVPAGHAVLSLTSVEGEHAPPLLVDLRG, from the coding sequence ATGGACGGCGACGGGACCCGGGACGCGCGGGGCACGCATGCGAATCCGGTGCCGCGTCCGGCGGGACCTCCCGAGGTACCCGTGGAGGCGCCGGCGGTGCCGCCACGACCGGCGAGGGCGCCGGACGCGCCCCCCGTGCCCGAGCAGGCTCCCCGGCCCTCGTCCGCCGTCGCCGCCTGGCTCGACGAGGCGCGGCCGACCGCCCGCCCCGGAATCTGGCGGTTCGGCTACCGGCCGCCCAAGGAGGCCCCGGAGCGGGTCGCCCCGGTGACGGTCGTCGGCATGCTGGTCCCCCTCGCCCTGGCGATGCTCGTGTGGTCGCTGTGGCAGCGCGGTGTCACCTCGTACCAGTACGCCCTCCTGCGCCTGTTCACGCCGGACGACTGGTGGTGGGGCGGCACCCTCGCGTCGCCCAAGGTGTTCGAGGGGCGGGAGGTGGCCGCCCCGGGCGCGGAGGCCCTGGTGATCTACGAGGGTCTCGCCTTCGCCGTGCTCGTTCTCCTGGTGGCCGTGCTCGGCAGCTGGCACGCCATCGTCAGCCACTACGTGACCCGCAGGCCCCAACCCGCCCGCGCCCTGATCTCGGCCCTGCTCGCCCTCGTCGTCCTCAGCTTCGTCTTCCCCGACGCCTTCCCGGTCGTCGGATGGTCCCCCGTGCCGCTGGTCGATCCGCTGCTCTCACTCACCGTGCTGGTCTCCGACGGATACGGTCTGATGGCGTCACGCCTCTACACGGACACGCTGTACGCGCTCGTCACCCTGCTCGTGGTGTGGCCGTTCGCCCGCCTCGGCGGCTGGCTGCCGTACGCGCGGACACTGCTCGCCGCGCGCCGGGCCGCCGCCCCCACCTCCGGCGTTCCGGTCGTCCGCCCCCGCTCCCAGTGGCCCGCCCTGCGCGACGTCGGCCAGTACGAGGCCGCCGACCTGCTCACCGGCGAGGTCGCCCGCGGCACGGTGAACGACGTCGACTGCGCCCGCATCGAGAACGCCTTCTCCGCCGCTCGCCGTGGCGCCACGCTCGACGCGTTCCGTGACACCGTGCTGCGCCGGGGCGGCACGGCCTGGACCCACCCGTCCGGAGCCCGGGACCTTCGGCGCCGGACCGCCCGCCACGACCTGCTGGCCGGACAGGTGCGGATCGGCCGCTGGACGGCCGCCCAGCAGGCCCCGCTGCCGTACCAGGACGCCGGGGCGGCCCTCGGCCCGGAGGTGCTCGGCACCTCGCTGCTGGCGGTCGGACCCCCCGGGTCCGGCAAGACCCGCGCCCTCGTCGAGCCGGTGACCGAGGCACTCGCACTGCAGGCGCTCACCGGGGCCTGCGCCGTCGTGGCGGTGTCCGCCCCCGGGGCCCCGGTGTGCGCGGACGACGCCTTCGACGTGGTCGTCCGGATCGGTGACCCCGCCTCCGTGCACGACCTCGACCCGTACGCCGAGTCCGACGACCCGGACGACGCCGCCGCGATCCTCGCCGAAGCCCTGGTGGGCGACCTCGACACGGTCGGAGCACAGGGCGCCGTCACCGCGTTGGCGCAACTGCTGGGCCCGTTCCGGGCGGTGCACGGACGGTTCCCCTCGCTGCCGGAACTGCACGCGCTGCTGGCGGGCGAGGAGACGGTGCTGACCCGGCTGGGAGAGGCGCTCGCGGCGAGCGGGAACGACGTCATGCGCCGCGAACTCGACGCACGCGTCCGGCAGACCGGTGCGCCGGGCGACGCGGGCCGGGCCCTGGCCGACCGGCTGGCCCTGCTGAACCGGCCGGCGTTCGCCGACTTCTTCGGCGGCCGCGGAACCGCCCGGCCGTTCTCCCTGCGCGCGATCGCCCACCATCCCCTGCGGGTCCGGATCGACGTCCCCGAGCGAGGACACGACGAGGCCTCCCGGGTGATCACCCGGCTGGTCCTCGCGCAGTTCCACGCCGTCGTCGGGCAGGGCCGGCGCGAGCACTTCGCCTGCCTGGTCCTGGACGACGCGACGGGCGCGGTCACCCCGGAGTCCGTGCGCCGCATCCAGCGCCTGCGCTCGCGGAACGCGGGCGTCCTGCTCGCCCTGCGGACCGTCGGCGACGTCCCCGAGGCGCTGCACGGACCGCTGTACGGTGCCGTGGGCTGCCGCATGGCCTTCAGCGGCGTCTCCACTTGGGACGGCGGCCGGTTCGCACAGGCGTGGGGAACCGAATGGGTGGAGACCACCGAGGTCGCCAAGCACACGGTCTTCGCCGACCAGCCGATGACGCGCTTCATCCACGCCGTGCGCAAACTCGTGACGGGCAAGGCGGTGACGACGGACGCGGTGACCGTCCGCCAGGTCGAGCGGGAACGCTGGTCGGCCTCCGAGCTGGCGCACGCCGTGCCGGCCGGGCACGCGGTGCTGTCGCTGACCAGCGTCGAGGGGGAGCACGCGCCGCCGCTGCTGGTGGATCTGCGCGGGTGA
- the gabT gene encoding 4-aminobutyrate--2-oxoglutarate transaminase: MTALPQERRVVTAIPGPKSQELQARRTAVVAQGVGSTLPVFVARAGGGVIEDVDGNRLIDFGSGIAVTSVGASAEAVVRKASAQLADFTHTCFMVTPYEGYVAVAEALAELTPGDHAKKSALFNSGAEAVENAVKIARAYTKRQAVVVFDHGYHGRTNLTMALTAKNMPYKDGFGPFAPEVYRVPVAYGYRWPTGAENAGPEAAAQAIDQITKQVGAQNVAAIVIEPVLGEGGFIEPAKGFLPAISRFAKDNGIVFVADEIQSGFCRTGQWFACEDEGIVPDLITTAKGIAGGLPLSAVTGRAEIMDAAHSGGLGGTYGGNPVACAGALGAIETMKELDLNARAKDIEAVMKSRLAAMAEKFDVIGDVRGRGAMIAIELVKDRDTKEPNPEATAALAKACHQEGLLVLTCGTYGNVLRFLPPLVIGEDLLNEGLDIIEQAFTRV, encoded by the coding sequence ATGACCGCACTTCCGCAGGAGCGCCGCGTCGTCACCGCCATCCCCGGCCCGAAGTCGCAGGAGCTGCAGGCCCGCCGTACGGCCGTGGTCGCGCAGGGTGTGGGCTCCACACTGCCCGTCTTCGTCGCGCGTGCCGGCGGCGGTGTCATCGAGGACGTGGACGGCAACCGCCTGATCGACTTCGGTTCCGGCATCGCGGTGACCTCCGTCGGCGCCTCCGCCGAGGCCGTCGTGCGCAAGGCGTCCGCGCAGCTCGCCGACTTCACCCACACCTGTTTCATGGTCACGCCGTACGAGGGCTACGTCGCCGTCGCCGAGGCGCTGGCCGAGCTGACGCCGGGCGACCACGCCAAGAAGTCGGCGCTGTTCAACAGCGGCGCCGAGGCCGTCGAGAACGCCGTCAAGATCGCGCGGGCGTACACCAAGCGGCAGGCCGTGGTCGTCTTCGACCACGGGTACCACGGCCGGACCAACCTGACGATGGCGCTGACCGCGAAGAACATGCCGTACAAGGACGGCTTCGGTCCGTTCGCGCCCGAGGTGTACCGCGTGCCGGTCGCCTACGGCTACCGCTGGCCCACGGGTGCGGAGAACGCCGGTCCGGAGGCCGCCGCGCAGGCGATCGACCAGATCACCAAGCAGGTCGGCGCCCAGAACGTGGCCGCGATCGTCATCGAGCCGGTGCTCGGTGAGGGCGGCTTCATCGAGCCGGCCAAGGGCTTCCTGCCCGCGATCAGCCGGTTCGCCAAGGACAACGGCATCGTCTTCGTCGCGGACGAGATCCAGTCCGGCTTCTGCCGCACCGGCCAGTGGTTCGCCTGCGAGGACGAGGGCATCGTCCCGGACCTGATCACGACGGCGAAGGGCATCGCGGGCGGTCTGCCGCTGTCCGCCGTCACCGGCCGCGCCGAGATCATGGACGCCGCGCACTCCGGCGGCCTCGGCGGCACCTACGGCGGCAACCCGGTGGCGTGCGCGGGCGCGCTCGGTGCCATCGAGACGATGAAGGAGCTGGACCTCAACGCCCGGGCGAAGGACATCGAGGCGGTCATGAAGTCCCGCCTGGCCGCCATGGCGGAGAAGTTCGACGTCATCGGCGACGTCCGGGGCCGCGGCGCGATGATCGCGATCGAGCTGGTCAAGGACCGCGACACCAAGGAGCCGAACCCGGAGGCGACGGCCGCGCTCGCCAAGGCCTGCCACCAGGAGGGGCTGCTGGTCCTGACCTGTGGCACCTACGGCAACGTGCTGCGCTTCCTGCCCCCGCTGGTGATCGGGGAGGACCTGCTGAACGAGGGTCTCGACATCATCGAGCAGGCCTTCACCCGCGTCTGA
- a CDS encoding tetratricopeptide repeat protein: MATIRTARDSQWGETFARLKAMTSEGRYEEVEAEARTLAALPRRPWRRRPPHWEARVLATGAAVMHGRMAEALDELDTLIAELEPVGLNSQMLRLIARSNRVVALSGLRRYAEAETEANGVLRELNQIAHRAPVAALEVNTLGHLAVVLCGLARHEEAEAVARGNLSRANGPAAGLLHTTLAHSLNGQGRYEDALAEIRRSPTRPPRYAAGYPDLVAAEALYGLGRRAEAEDAVRRSLADCERRLHPAHPRTGEARALLARVTGQEPGEESPEEPGEPGEPGE; the protein is encoded by the coding sequence GTGGCAACCATACGAACGGCACGGGACAGCCAGTGGGGAGAGACCTTCGCACGGCTGAAGGCGATGACGAGTGAGGGCCGGTACGAGGAGGTCGAGGCCGAGGCCCGGACGCTGGCCGCGCTCCCGCGGCGCCCCTGGCGCAGGCGCCCGCCGCACTGGGAGGCGAGGGTGCTGGCCACGGGAGCGGCCGTCATGCACGGCCGGATGGCCGAGGCGCTGGACGAACTGGACACGCTGATCGCGGAACTGGAGCCAGTCGGCCTCAACTCGCAGATGCTGCGACTGATCGCCCGCAGCAACCGCGTGGTCGCCCTGTCCGGCCTGCGGCGGTACGCGGAGGCGGAGACCGAGGCGAACGGCGTCCTGCGCGAGCTGAACCAGATCGCCCACCGCGCCCCGGTGGCGGCGCTGGAGGTCAACACCCTGGGGCACCTGGCCGTCGTCCTGTGCGGGCTGGCCCGCCACGAGGAGGCGGAGGCCGTGGCCCGCGGCAACCTGTCCCGGGCGAACGGACCCGCCGCCGGTCTCCTGCACACCACGCTGGCGCACAGCCTGAACGGGCAGGGCCGCTACGAGGACGCGCTGGCGGAGATCCGCCGGAGCCCGACCCGGCCGCCCCGCTACGCCGCCGGGTACCCGGATCTGGTCGCCGCCGAGGCACTCTACGGACTGGGACGCCGCGCCGAGGCGGAGGACGCCGTACGACGGTCGCTGGCCGACTGCGAGCGGCGGCTGCACCCGGCCCATCCGCGCACCGGCGAGGCCCGCGCCCTGCTGGCCCGCGTCACCGGGCAGGAACCGGGCGAGGAATCCCCGGAGGAGCCGGGAGAACCGGGGGAGCCGGGGGAGTGA
- a CDS encoding phosphatase PAP2 family protein, translated as MPVSAPPRALSALVGLPVLLFALITWQVLADGPLVGVDERLSGALVHPDRFSELLSDLGNVQVAVPVLVVALAYAAWRGRVAGVDLWWLPPLAGALAMVLVPALVAPLKEWTDRPGTPAVPPAVGYYPSGHTATAVVAYGAATVLLLGRLRAPAVRRTLVVLCVLLVLGTSYGLVRRGYHWPLDVLASWCLGVVLLAGVRLVDRRTPPGRTPREVSRSTRRSSSGTPSSSNGPS; from the coding sequence ATGCCGGTCTCCGCCCCGCCACGCGCCCTGTCCGCCCTCGTCGGGCTTCCCGTGCTCCTCTTCGCGCTGATCACCTGGCAGGTCCTCGCCGACGGCCCGCTGGTCGGGGTGGACGAGCGGCTGAGCGGGGCGCTCGTCCACCCGGACCGGTTCTCCGAGCTGCTGTCCGACCTCGGCAACGTGCAGGTGGCGGTGCCGGTCCTGGTGGTGGCGCTGGCGTACGCGGCGTGGCGCGGGCGGGTCGCGGGTGTGGACCTCTGGTGGCTGCCGCCGCTGGCCGGGGCCCTGGCGATGGTGCTGGTGCCGGCGCTGGTCGCCCCGTTGAAGGAGTGGACCGACCGCCCCGGCACCCCGGCGGTGCCGCCCGCGGTCGGCTACTACCCCTCGGGCCACACCGCCACGGCGGTCGTCGCGTACGGCGCGGCGACGGTGCTGCTGCTCGGGCGGCTGCGCGCGCCGGCCGTACGCCGGACGCTGGTGGTGCTGTGCGTCCTGCTGGTGCTCGGCACCTCCTACGGGCTGGTGCGGCGGGGCTACCACTGGCCCCTGGACGTGCTGGCGAGCTGGTGCCTGGGAGTGGTGCTGCTGGCCGGGGTCCGGCTGGTGGACCGCCGGACCCCGCCCGGCCGGACCCCGCGGGAGGTCAGCCGAAGTACGCGTCGAAGTTCTTCTGGAACTCCCAGTTCGAGTAACGGTCCCAGTTGA
- a CDS encoding chitinase: protein MQRARPLARRPLVTLLTAAALAASGLTALTSAARAADADLARNGGFESALDGWTCTAGTTVTSPVHGGTSALKATPAGADNARCSQTVSVKPDSQYTLSGYVRGTYVYLGASGTGTTDVSTWAQSAPDWQQLTTTFRTGPSTTKVTIYTHGWYGTGAYHADDISLTGPGGETQQPPAVPGGLKTGAVTSTAVALSWSPVPGATGYAVYRDGARVSTVTGTSTTLTGLTPSTAYSFQVTAVNDAGESARSATVTATTAQRPDDGGGSSDLPAHALVGYLHASFANGSGYTRMADVPDSWDVIDLAFGEPTSVTSGDIRFERCPVAECPNVESDAEFKAAIKAKQAAGKKVLISIGGQNGQVQLTSTAARDKFVSSVSAIIDEYGLDGLDIDFEGHSLSLNADDTDFKNPKTPVIVNLVSAVKTLKAKYGDGFVLTMAPETFFVQLGYQYYGTGKWGGQDPRAGAYLPVIHALRDDLTLLHVQDYNSGSIMGLDNQYHSMGGADFHIAMTDMLLTGFPVAGDANNVFPPLRPDQVAIGMPASTQAGNGHVSSAEVNKALNCLTKKTDCGSYATHGTWPDLRGLMTWSINWDRYSNWEFQKNFDAYFG from the coding sequence GTGCAACGCGCCAGACCTCTCGCCCGTCGCCCCCTCGTCACCCTGCTCACGGCCGCGGCCCTCGCCGCGTCCGGCCTGACCGCGCTCACGTCGGCCGCCCGTGCGGCCGACGCGGACCTCGCCCGCAACGGCGGCTTCGAGTCCGCGCTCGACGGCTGGACCTGTACCGCGGGCACGACCGTGACCTCGCCCGTGCACGGCGGCACGTCGGCCCTGAAGGCCACTCCGGCCGGCGCCGACAACGCCCGCTGCTCGCAGACGGTGTCCGTCAAACCGGACTCCCAGTACACGCTCTCCGGATACGTCCGGGGCACCTACGTCTACCTCGGCGCGAGCGGCACCGGCACCACCGACGTCTCCACCTGGGCCCAGTCCGCCCCCGACTGGCAGCAGCTGACGACCACCTTCCGCACCGGCCCCTCCACCACCAAGGTCACCATCTACACCCACGGCTGGTACGGCACCGGTGCCTACCACGCCGACGACATCTCCCTCACCGGCCCCGGCGGCGAGACGCAGCAGCCCCCGGCGGTCCCCGGCGGCCTGAAGACCGGCGCGGTGACCTCCACCGCCGTCGCCCTGTCCTGGTCACCGGTGCCGGGCGCGACGGGCTACGCCGTCTACCGCGATGGCGCCAGGGTCAGCACGGTCACCGGCACCTCCACCACCCTGACCGGCCTGACTCCGTCGACGGCGTACTCCTTCCAGGTCACCGCGGTCAACGACGCGGGCGAGTCGGCGCGTTCGGCCACGGTCACCGCGACCACCGCCCAGCGCCCGGACGACGGCGGCGGCTCCTCCGACCTCCCGGCCCACGCCCTGGTCGGCTACCTCCACGCCAGCTTCGCCAACGGCTCCGGCTACACCCGCATGGCCGACGTGCCCGACAGCTGGGACGTCATCGACCTGGCCTTCGGCGAGCCCACCTCGGTCACCTCCGGCGACATCCGCTTCGAGCGCTGCCCGGTCGCCGAGTGCCCGAACGTGGAGAGCGACGCCGAGTTCAAGGCGGCGATCAAGGCCAAACAGGCGGCCGGCAAGAAGGTGCTGATCTCCATCGGCGGCCAGAACGGCCAGGTGCAGCTCACCAGCACCGCCGCCCGCGACAAGTTCGTCTCCTCCGTCTCCGCGATCATCGACGAGTACGGCCTGGACGGCCTCGACATCGACTTCGAGGGCCACTCGCTCTCCCTGAACGCCGACGACACGGACTTCAAGAACCCGAAGACACCCGTCATCGTCAACCTCGTCTCGGCCGTGAAGACCCTCAAGGCCAAGTACGGCGACGGCTTCGTGCTGACCATGGCCCCGGAGACCTTCTTCGTCCAGCTCGGCTACCAGTACTACGGCACCGGCAAGTGGGGCGGCCAGGACCCGCGGGCCGGGGCCTACCTGCCGGTGATCCACGCCCTGCGCGACGACCTGACCCTGCTGCACGTCCAGGACTACAACTCCGGCTCGATCATGGGCCTCGACAACCAGTACCACTCCATGGGCGGCGCCGACTTCCACATCGCCATGACCGACATGCTGCTCACCGGCTTCCCGGTCGCGGGCGACGCCAACAACGTCTTCCCGCCGCTGCGCCCGGACCAGGTCGCGATCGGCATGCCGGCCTCCACCCAGGCCGGCAACGGCCACGTCTCGTCGGCCGAGGTCAACAAGGCGCTGAACTGCCTGACCAAGAAGACCGACTGCGGCTCCTACGCCACCCACGGCACCTGGCCGGACCTGCGCGGCCTGATGACGTGGTCGATCAACTGGGACCGTTACTCGAACTGGGAGTTCCAGAAGAACTTCGACGCGTACTTCGGCTGA
- a CDS encoding NAD(P)/FAD-dependent oxidoreductase, protein MAAGAMSRSNDWTKSLSDAQPVPYWLDDPGRPRPEAALTGTETCDLLVVGGGYSGLWTALIAKERDPERDVVLIEGREVGWAASGRNGGFCAASLTHGLSNGLTRWPDDIHRLEELGARNLDAIEAAVARHGLDCDFERTGEIDVATEPYQARELEEWYAEIRAKGLAEGVEYLDAEAVREQVDSPTFRAGLWDRRGVAMVDPAKLAWGLKRACLALGVRVYERTPGLTLKPHGAGMAVRTPYGGVRARTVALGTNVFPNLVRRVRSYTVPVYDYALMTEPLSDGQLASVGWKNRQGLGDSANQFHYFRLSRDNRILWGGYDAVYPYGGRVRAEYDHRPETYARLAEHFFTCFPQLEGVRFTHAWGGAIDTCSRFSAFFGTAHRGRVAYAAGYTGLGVGATRFGAEVMLDLLSGERTERTELEMVRTKPLPFPPEPFAWTGIALTKWSLARADAHGGRRNLWLRTMDRLGLGFDS, encoded by the coding sequence ATGGCCGCTGGCGCCATGAGCCGCAGCAACGACTGGACGAAATCCCTTTCCGACGCCCAGCCGGTCCCGTACTGGCTGGACGACCCCGGCCGTCCCCGCCCCGAGGCCGCCCTCACCGGCACCGAGACCTGCGACCTGCTGGTCGTGGGCGGTGGATACAGCGGGCTGTGGACCGCGCTGATCGCCAAGGAGCGCGACCCGGAACGGGACGTGGTGCTGATCGAGGGCCGCGAGGTGGGCTGGGCCGCCTCCGGCCGCAACGGCGGCTTCTGCGCGGCCTCCCTCACCCACGGGCTGTCCAACGGCCTCACCCGCTGGCCGGACGACATCCACCGGCTGGAGGAGCTGGGCGCCCGCAACCTCGACGCGATCGAGGCCGCGGTCGCCCGCCACGGCCTCGACTGCGACTTCGAGCGCACCGGCGAGATCGACGTCGCCACCGAGCCCTACCAGGCCCGGGAGCTGGAGGAGTGGTACGCGGAGATCCGTGCCAAAGGCCTGGCCGAGGGCGTCGAGTACCTGGACGCCGAGGCCGTACGCGAGCAGGTCGACTCACCCACCTTCCGGGCGGGGCTGTGGGACCGGCGGGGCGTCGCGATGGTCGACCCCGCCAAGCTGGCCTGGGGACTCAAGCGGGCCTGCCTCGCGCTCGGTGTACGCGTCTACGAGCGCACTCCCGGGCTCACCCTCAAGCCGCACGGCGCCGGCATGGCCGTACGCACCCCCTACGGCGGGGTCCGCGCCCGCACGGTCGCGCTCGGCACCAACGTCTTCCCGAACCTGGTCCGGCGGGTGCGCTCGTACACCGTCCCCGTCTACGACTACGCCCTGATGACCGAGCCGCTCAGCGACGGGCAGCTCGCCTCCGTCGGCTGGAAGAACCGGCAGGGGCTCGGGGACAGCGCCAACCAGTTCCACTACTTCCGCCTCTCCCGCGACAACCGGATCCTGTGGGGCGGCTACGACGCCGTCTACCCCTACGGCGGCCGGGTGCGCGCCGAGTACGACCACCGCCCGGAGACCTACGCCAGGCTCGCCGAACACTTCTTCACCTGCTTCCCGCAGCTGGAGGGCGTCCGCTTCACGCACGCCTGGGGCGGCGCCATCGACACCTGCTCGCGCTTCTCGGCGTTCTTCGGCACCGCGCACCGGGGCAGGGTGGCGTACGCGGCCGGGTACACCGGCCTGGGCGTGGGCGCGACCCGGTTCGGGGCCGAGGTGATGCTCGACCTGCTGTCGGGGGAGCGCACCGAGCGCACGGAGCTGGAGATGGTGCGCACGAAGCCGCTGCCCTTCCCGCCCGAGCCGTTCGCCTGGACCGGCATCGCGCTCACCAAGTGGTCGCTGGCCCGCGCGGACGCGCACGGCGGTCGGCGCAACCTGTGGCTGCGGACGATGGACAGGCTCGGGCTGGGCTTCGACAGTTAG